The Geodermatophilaceae bacterium NBWT11 genome has a segment encoding these proteins:
- the araA gene encoding L-arabinose isomerase, whose amino-acid sequence MTTPQIWFLTGSQDLYGPETLQQVAEQSQRVAATLDGAAAVPVEVVWKPVLKDSSAIRAAMGAANEDAACIGVVTWMHTFSPAKMWIAGLDALRKPLLHLHTQADAALPWATIDMDFMNLNQAAHGDREFGFALTRLKVPRTTVSGHASNPAVQARVGGWARAALGVAEARTLKLARFGDNMRNVAVTEGDKVEAELRVGVSVNTYGVNDLVDVVAQVTDAQIDALVAEYLDSYVVAEDLRPGGDRHDSVREAARIEAGLRAFLVDGGFRAFTSNFEDLGALRQLPGLAVQRLMADGYGFGGEGDWKTSALLRILKVVGGDRPGGTSFMEDYTYDLSAETPKILGAHMLEVCPSIAGEKPKLEVHPLSIGGREDPARLVFTAASAPGVVVGWADLGDRFRWVANEIDVVQPTEALPKLPVAHAVWEPKPDFATSTEGWLTAGAPHHTVLSTQVTTDELTVLAEAFSTELVVIDEATTRRGLAQELRWSAAYHRLANGV is encoded by the coding sequence ATGACGACCCCCCAGATCTGGTTCCTCACCGGCAGCCAGGACCTCTACGGCCCCGAGACGCTCCAGCAGGTCGCCGAGCAGTCCCAGCGCGTCGCCGCCACCCTCGACGGGGCCGCCGCGGTGCCCGTCGAGGTCGTGTGGAAGCCGGTCCTCAAGGACTCCTCGGCCATCCGGGCCGCCATGGGCGCGGCCAACGAGGACGCCGCCTGCATCGGCGTCGTCACCTGGATGCACACCTTCTCCCCGGCCAAGATGTGGATCGCCGGGCTGGACGCGCTGCGCAAGCCGCTGCTGCACCTGCACACCCAGGCCGACGCCGCCCTGCCGTGGGCGACCATCGACATGGACTTCATGAACCTGAACCAGGCCGCCCACGGCGACCGCGAGTTCGGCTTCGCCCTGACCCGGCTCAAGGTCCCGCGCACCACGGTCTCCGGGCACGCCTCGAACCCGGCCGTGCAGGCCCGGGTCGGCGGCTGGGCCCGTGCGGCGCTCGGCGTGGCCGAGGCCCGCACCCTGAAGCTGGCCCGGTTCGGCGACAACATGCGCAACGTCGCGGTGACCGAGGGCGACAAGGTCGAGGCCGAGCTGCGGGTGGGCGTCTCGGTGAACACCTACGGCGTCAACGACCTGGTCGACGTCGTGGCCCAGGTGACCGACGCGCAGATCGACGCGCTGGTCGCCGAGTACCTGGACTCCTACGTCGTGGCCGAGGACCTCCGCCCCGGCGGCGACCGGCACGACAGCGTGCGGGAGGCCGCGCGGATCGAGGCCGGCCTGCGCGCCTTCCTCGTCGACGGTGGCTTCCGGGCCTTCACGTCCAACTTCGAGGACCTCGGCGCCCTGCGCCAGCTCCCCGGCCTGGCCGTGCAGCGGCTGATGGCCGACGGGTACGGCTTCGGCGGCGAGGGGGACTGGAAGACCTCGGCGCTGCTGCGCATCCTGAAGGTCGTCGGCGGCGACCGGCCCGGCGGGACGTCCTTCATGGAGGACTACACCTACGACCTGTCCGCGGAGACCCCGAAGATCCTGGGCGCGCACATGCTCGAGGTCTGCCCCTCCATCGCGGGGGAGAAGCCGAAGCTCGAGGTGCACCCGCTGAGCATCGGTGGCCGCGAGGACCCGGCCCGCCTGGTCTTCACCGCGGCGTCCGCGCCCGGTGTGGTGGTCGGCTGGGCGGACCTGGGCGACCGGTTCCGCTGGGTGGCCAACGAGATCGACGTCGTCCAGCCCACCGAGGCGCTGCCGAAGCTCCCCGTCGCGCACGCCGTGTGGGAGCCCAAGCCGGACTTCGCGACCTCCACCGAGGGCTGGCTGACCGCCGGGGCACCGCACCACACGGTGCTCTCCACGCAGGTCACCACCGACGAGCTCACCGTGCTCGCCGAGGCGTTCAGCACCGAGCTGGTGGTCATCGACGAGGCCACCACCCGGCGTGGCCTGGCCCAGGAGCTCCGCTGGAGCGCCGCGTACCACCGGCTCGCGAACGGCGTGTAG
- a CDS encoding DUF4383 domain-containing protein has protein sequence MDSTNAPQRPAVDPQRPDQSGATVWGTEDDLDTPTARKVKVVHRIGALVVAAVLAVFGLLGLLGGLEYFSTDGDTVVGLSSNGLLSTISLLTAAVLVASALRGGRQSGVVMIGFGVAFLLSAFWHLFVLNTSLNVLAFSMANVIFSIVTGIVLLTLGLYGRVSGNLPADNPYHLQTAGNRETDADEEPELPPSTPAERRAEREIREAEVAVAERRATPEQTRRVEAMSRVRTKVERRRIWMEHTGR, from the coding sequence ATGGACTCCACGAACGCCCCCCAGCGCCCCGCGGTCGACCCGCAGCGCCCCGATCAGAGCGGTGCCACCGTGTGGGGCACCGAGGACGACCTCGACACCCCGACCGCGCGCAAGGTCAAGGTGGTGCACCGGATCGGCGCCCTCGTGGTCGCCGCGGTGCTCGCCGTCTTCGGCCTGCTGGGCCTGCTCGGTGGCCTCGAGTACTTCTCCACCGATGGCGACACCGTCGTGGGCCTGTCCAGCAACGGCCTGCTCTCCACGATCTCGCTGCTCACCGCCGCGGTCCTGGTCGCCTCCGCGCTGCGCGGCGGCCGGCAGTCCGGCGTGGTGATGATCGGCTTCGGGGTCGCGTTCCTGCTGTCGGCGTTCTGGCACCTGTTCGTGCTGAACACGTCGCTGAACGTGCTGGCCTTCTCGATGGCCAACGTCATCTTCTCGATCGTCACCGGCATCGTGCTGCTGACCCTGGGCCTGTACGGCCGGGTCAGCGGGAACCTGCCGGCGGACAACCCGTACCACCTGCAGACCGCGGGCAACCGGGAGACCGACGCCGACGAGGAGCCGGAGCTGCCGCCATCGACCCCGGCCGAGCGCCGGGCCGAGCGGGAGATCCGCGAGGCCGAGGTCGCCGTCGCCGAGCGTCGGGCCACCCCCGAGCAGACCCGCCGGGTCGAGGCGATGAGCCGGGTGCGCACCAAGGTCGAGCGGCGTCGCATCTGGATGGAGCACACCGGCCGCTGA
- a CDS encoding TetR family transcriptional regulator, translating into MGATPKGELRRTAIVRAAADLVAAGGPDAVSHRTAAAAAGVPLAATTYYFRDLADLLAAALETLGTRELDEVAALVEALPRRRRPTAATAGLVADVVVGPGRRTDADLLAYYERFLATGRHPAVRPVLAATRRRLDALVQEVLDRSGRGGPPPARLVAVFDGTVLSALVEGPGRAREEAEAAVAELLADTGVPHSLPPPA; encoded by the coding sequence GTGGGCGCCACCCCCAAGGGCGAGCTGCGCCGGACCGCGATCGTCCGCGCCGCGGCCGACCTGGTGGCAGCCGGCGGCCCGGACGCGGTCTCGCACCGCACCGCGGCCGCGGCCGCCGGGGTGCCCCTGGCCGCCACCACCTACTACTTCCGCGACCTGGCCGACCTGCTGGCGGCCGCACTGGAGACCCTCGGGACGCGAGAGCTGGACGAGGTCGCCGCCCTGGTCGAGGCCCTCCCCCGCCGCCGCCGGCCCACGGCGGCGACCGCGGGCCTCGTCGCCGACGTGGTGGTCGGGCCCGGTCGCCGCACCGACGCCGACCTGCTGGCGTACTACGAGCGCTTCCTGGCCACCGGGCGCCACCCGGCGGTGCGCCCGGTGCTCGCGGCGACCCGACGGCGGCTCGACGCCCTGGTCCAGGAGGTGCTCGACCGCAGCGGTCGGGGCGGCCCGCCGCCGGCCCGGCTGGTCGCGGTGTTCGACGGCACGGTGCTCTCCGCGCTGGTCGAGGGCCCGGGCCGGGCCCGGGAGGAGGCCGAGGCCGCCGTCGCCGAGCTCCTGGCCGACACCGGGGTGCCACACAGCCTCCCCCCACCGGCGTAA
- a CDS encoding multidrug efflux SMR transporter translates to MAWALVIVAGLFETAFAVSLKNSEGFSRLWWTVSFIVCAAVSFTLLSIALRTLPVGSAYAVWTGIGAAGTAIVGMALLGDPVGTLRILSIVLIVSGVIGLNLAPSSAH, encoded by the coding sequence GTGGCCTGGGCACTCGTCATCGTCGCCGGACTCTTCGAGACCGCGTTCGCGGTCTCGCTGAAGAACTCCGAGGGGTTCAGCCGGCTCTGGTGGACCGTCTCGTTCATCGTGTGCGCCGCGGTCAGCTTCACCCTGCTGAGCATCGCGCTGCGCACCCTCCCGGTGGGCTCGGCCTACGCGGTGTGGACCGGCATCGGGGCGGCCGGGACGGCGATCGTGGGCATGGCGCTGCTCGGTGACCCGGTGGGCACCCTGCGGATCCTGTCGATCGTGCTCATCGTCTCCGGGGTCATCGGGCTGAACCTGGCCCCCTCCTCGGCGCACTGA
- a CDS encoding SpoIIE family protein phosphatase: MGHHLQRHGWTSRRWAVARDLYAQLFAALPTPHVAVDPDMVVVDANDAYLGMFGMTRADVVGRDIVSLFPPDPGSLDVDGTPFIVQSFQRAAASRRPDPMPVARYDIADRDTGIPRERYWSHLAVPVVADDEVVLVVQVLTEVTDYVLGQQAALPTPTEGTWRARAEEVEARMLARAGEVSRARAAESDALALRAALAEAALGMAQARDLAELRGVLVDRGLRTVGATTGAIGVLRGRVVSQAITTGADDAIAAYAEIPLDSELIPAAVTVGRRPVLLGDRAVGGASGAGMAEMFEATGLHAVVGYPLLAGGETLGALTFGWDHPRSFSPADEDVFSALAAQCAQALVRIRARDAEQARAVQAVEMSEALQRSLLTEPTQHPGCTVAARYRPAGLLAQIGGDWFDSFTTAAGLVDVVVGDVSGHDQDAAALMGQARNLLRGIAYTVDEPPAAVVGQLDRALADLGTGVYATLVLACLEEPDEREVRVVRWTNAGHPAPLVVRADGRVELLDTRPELMLGVDPAARRSDHRAELAPGETLLLYTDGLVERRGTDLDDGTAWLVATVGAATAAGVRGGDLCDHLLDLVAQEAEDDIALLALQLDPAPVLTRDRDDLWLPAATPPVPAPAQQWALTDLRGLAAVRRAARQLLLDTALPTGAAGPEDPDVVEDTVEQVVLVIDELASNALRHGRPPARLEVFDRADSWVVVAADAAVERLPEPAVDRPAAEGGHGLYLVADLSLTHGVDVTPEDKQVWAEVPKPPTS, encoded by the coding sequence GTGGGTCATCATCTCCAGCGACACGGGTGGACGAGCAGGAGGTGGGCGGTGGCGCGGGACCTGTACGCGCAGCTGTTCGCCGCACTCCCCACCCCGCACGTGGCCGTCGACCCGGACATGGTGGTCGTCGACGCCAACGACGCGTACCTGGGGATGTTCGGCATGACCCGCGCGGACGTGGTCGGCCGGGACATCGTCTCGCTGTTCCCGCCCGACCCGGGCAGCCTGGACGTCGACGGCACCCCGTTCATCGTGCAGTCCTTCCAGCGCGCCGCGGCGTCCCGGCGGCCGGACCCGATGCCGGTGGCCCGCTACGACATCGCCGACCGGGACACCGGTATCCCGCGCGAGCGCTACTGGTCGCACCTGGCCGTCCCGGTGGTCGCCGACGACGAGGTCGTCCTCGTGGTGCAGGTGCTCACCGAGGTCACCGACTACGTGCTGGGCCAGCAGGCGGCGCTGCCCACGCCCACCGAGGGGACCTGGCGGGCCCGGGCCGAGGAGGTCGAGGCGCGGATGCTCGCCCGGGCCGGTGAGGTGTCCCGGGCCCGCGCGGCCGAGAGCGACGCCCTCGCACTGCGGGCCGCACTGGCCGAGGCGGCGCTGGGGATGGCCCAGGCCCGCGACCTGGCCGAGCTCCGCGGGGTGCTGGTCGACCGTGGCCTGCGGACCGTGGGCGCCACCACCGGGGCGATCGGGGTGCTGCGGGGCCGGGTGGTCTCCCAGGCGATCACCACCGGCGCCGACGACGCGATCGCGGCGTACGCCGAGATCCCGCTGGACAGCGAGCTCATCCCCGCCGCGGTCACCGTCGGCCGCCGTCCGGTCCTGCTCGGCGACCGGGCCGTCGGCGGGGCGAGCGGCGCCGGCATGGCGGAGATGTTCGAGGCCACCGGCCTGCACGCCGTGGTGGGTTACCCCCTGCTCGCCGGCGGGGAGACCCTCGGCGCGCTCACCTTCGGCTGGGACCACCCGCGGTCCTTCTCCCCCGCCGACGAGGACGTGTTCTCCGCGCTGGCCGCCCAGTGCGCCCAGGCCCTGGTGCGCATCCGGGCCCGGGACGCCGAACAGGCCCGGGCCGTGCAGGCGGTGGAGATGTCGGAGGCGCTGCAGCGCAGCCTGCTCACCGAACCGACCCAGCACCCCGGGTGCACCGTGGCCGCCCGCTACCGCCCGGCCGGGCTGCTCGCCCAGATCGGCGGCGACTGGTTCGACAGCTTCACCACCGCGGCCGGCCTGGTCGACGTCGTGGTCGGCGACGTCAGCGGGCACGACCAGGACGCCGCGGCGCTGATGGGCCAGGCCCGCAACCTGCTGCGCGGGATCGCCTACACCGTCGACGAGCCCCCGGCCGCCGTCGTCGGCCAGCTCGACCGTGCCCTGGCCGACCTGGGCACGGGCGTCTACGCGACGCTGGTCCTGGCCTGCCTGGAGGAGCCCGACGAGCGCGAGGTCCGGGTGGTCCGCTGGACCAACGCCGGGCACCCGGCCCCGCTCGTGGTCCGGGCCGACGGGCGGGTCGAGCTGCTGGACACCCGACCCGAGCTGATGCTCGGCGTGGACCCCGCTGCCCGGCGGTCGGACCACCGCGCCGAGCTGGCGCCCGGGGAGACGCTGCTGCTGTACACCGACGGCCTCGTCGAGCGCCGGGGCACCGACCTCGACGACGGGACGGCGTGGCTCGTCGCGACCGTCGGCGCCGCGACCGCAGCCGGGGTGCGCGGGGGCGACCTCTGCGACCACCTCCTCGACCTGGTGGCCCAGGAGGCCGAGGACGACATCGCCCTGCTGGCCCTGCAGCTGGACCCCGCACCCGTGCTGACGCGCGACCGGGACGACCTCTGGCTGCCCGCGGCGACCCCGCCGGTCCCGGCCCCGGCGCAGCAGTGGGCGTTGACCGACCTGCGGGGCCTGGCCGCCGTCCGTCGCGCGGCCCGACAGCTGCTGCTGGACACCGCCCTGCCCACCGGGGCGGCCGGGCCGGAGGACCCCGACGTCGTCGAGGACACCGTGGAGCAGGTCGTGCTGGTGATCGACGAGCTGGCCTCCAACGCGTTGCGGCACGGGCGCCCCCCGGCGCGGCTGGAGGTGTTCGACCGGGCCGACTCGTGGGTGGTGGTGGCCGCCGACGCCGCCGTCGAGCGCCTGCCGGAACCGGCCGTCGACCGCCCCGCCGCCGAGGGCGGCCACGGCCTCTACCTGGTCGCGGACCTCTCGCTCACCCACGGGGTGGACGTCACTCCCGAGGACAAGCAGGTCTGGGCCGAGGTGCCCAAGCCGCCCACCTCCTGA